TTGTGCAATCGCTACGCCAACGTGAGAGGTCTGACATTCCGTAGCCGGTCACAGGCGGCTATGGTGCGGGGCGGGCCGCTCCGGGCCTTCCCTTGACGATGAGGTGGAAAATGCGACCATTCACCGGCCGGATGGTGCGGGTGCTGGCGGCGGGCGGTGCGCTGGCCCTTGCCGTCACCGCGTGCGGCAGTCAGTCCGGCAGCGACACCGACAGCGGCGGCAACGGCGCCGGCAAGGCGCCCCTGGTCTTCGGTACGACCGACGCCTTCGGCACGGTGGACCCGTCCGGCTCCTACGACAACCCGGGCTGGGAGATCCTCTACAACTCCGCGCAGACGCTGCTGTCGATCCCGCCGGGTGGGAGCACCCCGAAGCCGGACGCGGCCGAGAAGTGTGAGTTCACCGACCCGAAGACCTACACCTGCACCCTGAAGAAGAACCTCAAGTTCTCCGACGGCAGCCCGCTGACGAGCAAGGACGTGAAGTTCACCTTCGACCGGATGCTGAAGATCGCCGACCCCAACGGGCCGTCCAGCATCTTCGCCGACCAGCTCGCCTCCACCGAGGCGAAGGACGCCCAGACCGCGGTCTTCCACCTGAAGTTCGCCGACGCGACCTGGCCGTTCCGCCTCACCACCGCGGCCGCCTCGATCGTGCCGGACGAGAAGTACCCCGCCGACAAGCTGCAGCCGATGGGCAACGACAAGATCATCGGCTCCGGGCCGTACAAGGTGACGAAGTACGACCCGTCCCAGCAGATCGTGCTGGAGCCGAACGCCAACTACCACGGCGAGAAGAAGCTCTCCAACTCCAAGGTGCTCATCCAGGTCTACAAGGACGAGAAGAGCCTGAAGAGCGCGGTGGAGAGCGGCGAGGTCCAGGTGGCCTACCGCACGCTCACCCCCACGCTGCTGAAGGACCTGGAGCAGAACGGCGCGGCCAAGAAGGTCAAGGTCGTCAAGGGCGCGGGCACCGGCATCCAGTACGTCGCCTTCAACAACAAGAAGGGCCCCTTCGCCAAGGCCGAGGTGCGCCAGGCCGCGGCGGCCCTGCTGGACCGGCAGTCCATCGCGAGCGGTGTCTACAACAACACGGTGACCCCGCTGTACACGATGGTCCCCAAGGGCCTGCCCGGGCACGACGAGAAGTTCAAGTCCGTCTTCGGTGACAAGCCCGACCTGGCCAAGGCCAAGAGCCTGCTGAGCAAGGCCGGTGTGAAGACTCCGGTGACCGCCCAGCTGTGGTACAGCCCCGACCACTACGGCGAGGCCTCGGCCGACATGTACGCCGAGATCAAGCGCCAGCTCGAAGAGGGCGGCCTGTTCAAGATCTCGCTGAAGTCGGCGTCGTGGGAGCAGTACAAGAAGGACTACGCGGCCGGCGCCTACGACGGCTGGCAGCTCGGGTGGTACCCCGACTTCCCCGACACCGACAACTACCTGTCGCCCTTCTACGCCAAGAACAACTTCATCGGCGCGGGCTACGGCTACTCCAACCCGCAGATGGACAAGCTGCTGACCCAGGAGAAGTCCACCCCTGACCCGCAGAAGCGGCAGCAGGCCTTCTCGCAGATCCAGACGATCGCCACCGAGGACGTCCCGCTGATCCCGCTGTGGCAGGACAACATGATCGCCGCCGTGCGCGACGGCGTGACCGGAGTCAAGGACACCTTCGACCCGCTGTACACCTTCCGGTTCTGGTTGGTCGACGCGAGCAAGGCGAAGTAGGCGCAGCGCCACCTCCGGTGAGTCCGCCGCGCGCAGGCGTGCGCGGCGGACCACCGGTGCCGGTCTGTCAGGACCGGGTTGACGCACATGCTCTCGTGTCCGCGCGGGGGGCCGAAAGCACCGAGTGAGAGTTCGGGCCGAGCTCGCCTCGAGTTCGGCCCCGGTGCCCGCCGAGTCGTTCGCACGGAAAGGTCAGGTGGCTTGGCATGGCCGGCCGATCAGGGTCGTTGCGGAGGTATCTCGCCATCCGCCTCCTCCTGGTGATTCCCAACGTGTTCGTCCTGCTCACGTTGGTGTTCCTGCTGCTGCGGGTCGCTCCCGGCGACCCGGTCTCGGCGGCTCTCGGCGGCCGGTTGCCGGCGGCCGAGCTCGCCAGGCGGCGCGCGGCGGGCGGGTACGACGACCCGATCCTCGTGCAGTACTGGCACTACCTCAGCCGCATCTTCACCGGTGACTTCGGTACGGCCGTCAGCGACAACCGGCCGATCACGAACATCCTGCTGGTCAACGGCGCGGCCACGTTGAGCCTCACGCTGTCGGCCCTGGTGGTGGC
This Actinopolymorpha cephalotaxi DNA region includes the following protein-coding sequences:
- a CDS encoding ABC transporter substrate-binding protein, with product MRPFTGRMVRVLAAGGALALAVTACGSQSGSDTDSGGNGAGKAPLVFGTTDAFGTVDPSGSYDNPGWEILYNSAQTLLSIPPGGSTPKPDAAEKCEFTDPKTYTCTLKKNLKFSDGSPLTSKDVKFTFDRMLKIADPNGPSSIFADQLASTEAKDAQTAVFHLKFADATWPFRLTTAAASIVPDEKYPADKLQPMGNDKIIGSGPYKVTKYDPSQQIVLEPNANYHGEKKLSNSKVLIQVYKDEKSLKSAVESGEVQVAYRTLTPTLLKDLEQNGAAKKVKVVKGAGTGIQYVAFNNKKGPFAKAEVRQAAAALLDRQSIASGVYNNTVTPLYTMVPKGLPGHDEKFKSVFGDKPDLAKAKSLLSKAGVKTPVTAQLWYSPDHYGEASADMYAEIKRQLEEGGLFKISLKSASWEQYKKDYAAGAYDGWQLGWYPDFPDTDNYLSPFYAKNNFIGAGYGYSNPQMDKLLTQEKSTPDPQKRQQAFSQIQTIATEDVPLIPLWQDNMIAAVRDGVTGVKDTFDPLYTFRFWLVDASKAK